Within Enterobacter sp. RHBSTW-00175, the genomic segment CTCGATATGCGTGACGAAGAGATGGCGCTGCGTGATGAAGAGGTGACAGGGGAACTGCCACCGGATCTCGAATACGAAGAATTCAACGAAATTCGCGAACAACTTGCAGCGATGATCGAAGAGCAGCTCGCGGTCTACAAAACCAGACAAGTGCCGCTGGATCTCGGGCTCGTGGTGCGCGACTATCTGGCGCAATATCCACGTGCGCGCCATTTCGATATTGCACGTATTGTTGTCGATCAGGCGGTTCGCCTGGGCGTAGCACAAGCAGATTTCACCGGCCTGCCGCCGAAATGGCAGCCGATTAACGATTACGGAGCCAAGGTACAGGCGCATGTCATTGACAAATATTGAACAAGTGATGCCAGTTAAGCTGGCACAGGCGCTGGCGAATCCGTTGTTTCCGGCGCTGGACAGCCAGCTGCGTGCCGGTCGTCACATTGGCCTTGACGAGCTGGATAATCACGCCTTTTTGATGGATTTCCAGGAGTACCTGGAAGAGTTTTACGCGCGCTATAACGTTGAACTTATCCGTGCGCCGGAGGGTTTTTTCTACCTGCGTCCGCGCTCTACAACGCTTATTCCCCGCTCAGTGCTTTCTGAGCTGGACATGATGGTCGGTAAAATTCTTTGCTATCTCTATCTCAGCCCGGAACGTCTGGCAAATGAAGGGATCTTTACCCAGCAGGAGCTTTACGACGAGCTGCTGTCGTTGGCAGATGAAAGCAAACTGCTCAAGCTGGTGAATAACCGCTCTACAGGGTCGGATCTCGATCGCCAGAAATTACAGGAAAAAGTTCGCTCTTCCCTGAACCGCTTGCGTCGTCTGGGTATGGTCTGGTTTATGGGCCATGACAGCAGCAAGTTCCGCATCACCGAATCCGTCTTCCGCTTTGGCGCAGATGTACGTGCGGGCGATGATGCCCGTGAAGCGCAGCTGCGCATGATCCGTGATGGTGAAGCGATGCCGGTGGAAAACCAATTGCAGCTCAATGAAGAGCATGAAGAGAACCAGGCGGATAGCGGGGAGGAAGAGTAATGATTGAACGCGGTAAATTTCGCTCACTAACGCTGATTAACTGGAACGGCTTCTTTGCCCGAACCTTCGATCTGGATGAGCTGGTTACGACGCTCTCCGGCGGTAACGGTGCGGGTAAATCCACGACCATGGCGGCGTTTGTCACAGCGCTTATCCCGGATTTAACGCTGCTGCACTTCCGTAATACCACCGAAGCAGGGGCAACAAGCGGCTCCCGTGATAAAGGCCTGCACGGTAAGTTGAAAGCTGGTGTCTGTTATTCCGTGCTGGACGTCATTAACTCCCGACACCAGCGTGTCGTTGTGGGTGTGCGTTTACAGCAGGTCGCCGGGCGCGACCGTAAAGTGGATATCAAACCTTTTGCGATCCAGGGGCTGCCAACGTCTGTGCAGCCGACCGCGCTGCTGACGGAAACACTGAACGAACGCCAGGCTCGCGTGCTGACGCTGCAAGAGCTAAAAGATAAGCTCGAAACTATCGAAGGCGTGCAGTTCAAGCAGTTCAACTCCATTACCGATTACCACTCGCTAATGTTCGACCTGGGCGTGGTGGCTCGTCGTCTGCGCACTGCGTCTGACCGTAGTAAATATTACCGTCTGATCGAAGCCTCGCTGTACGGCGGTATTTCCAGCGCCATTACCCGCTCCCTGCGCGACTACCTGTTGCCGGAAAACAGCGGCGTGCGTAAAGCCTTCCAGGATATGGAAGCGGCCTTGCGTGAAAACCGCATGACGCTGGAAGCCATTCGCGTTACTCAGTCCGATCGTGACCTGTTTAAACATCTGATCAGCGAAGCCACCAACTACGTGGCCGCAGATTACATGCGTCATGCTAACGAGCGGCGCGTGCATCTCGACCAGGCGCTTGAGTATCGTCGCGAACTGTTCACTTCCCGCAAACAGCTGGTGGCAGAGCAGTACAAACACGTTGAAATGGCGCGTGAGCTGGGCGAGCACAATGGTGCGGAAGGGGACCTGGAGGCCGATTATCAGGCAGCCAGCGATCACCTGAACCTGGTGCAGACTGCGCTGCGTCAGCAGGAAAAAATCGAGCGCTACGAAGCGGATCTCGATGAGCTGCAAATCCGTCTCGAAGAGCAAAATGAAGTGGTGGCCGAAGCCGCCGACATGCAGGAAGAAAACGAAGCCCGCGCCGAAGCTGCTGAACTGGAAGTGGATGAGCTGAAAAGCCAACTTGCCGATTACCAGCAGGCGCTGGATGTTCAGCAGACACGTGCAATTCAGTACACCCAGGCATTGCAGGCGTTACAACGTGCGAAAGAGCTGTGCCATCTGCCAGACTTAACGCCGGACAGCGCTGACGAATGGCTGGATACCTTCCAGGCGAAAGAGCAGGAAGCGACCGAAAAACTGCTGTCTCTCGATCAGAAAATGAGTGTGGCTCAGACGGCGCATAGCCAGTTTGAGCAGGCGTATCAACTGGTTGTGGCAATTAACGGCCCGCTGGCGCGTAACGAAGCCTGGGACGTTGCCCGCGAATTGCTGCGCGACGGCGTGAATCAACGCCATCTGGCTGAGCAGGTTCAGCCGCTACGGATGCGTCTGAACGAACTGGAACAACGCCTGCGCGAACAACAGGAAGCCGAGCGTCTGCTGGCCGATTTCTGCAAGCGTCAGGGCAAAAATTACGATATTGACTCTCTCGAGACGCTGCATCAGGAGCTGGAAGCACGTATTGCCGCGCTTTCCGACACCGTATCCAGCGCGAGCGAACAGCGCATGACGCTGCGCCAGGAGATGGAACAACTTCAGTCCCGCTCACAGACGCTGTTGCAGCGTGCACCAGTCTGGCTTGCGGCGCAAAGTAGCCTGAGTCAGCTTAGCGAGCAGTGCGGTGAAGAGTTTGCCTCCGGTCAGGAAGTCACCGAATATCTGCAACAACTGCTGGAGCGCGAGCGCGAGGCGATTGTTGAGCGTGATGAAGTCGGCGCACGCAAGCGTGATGTTGACGACGAAATCGAACGTTTAAGTCAGCCGGGTGGTGCGGAAGATGCACGCCTGAATACCCTGGCAGAGCGTTTTGGCGGCGTGTTGTTGTCTGAGATTTACGACGATGTGGGTCTGGATGACGCGCCTTACTTCTCCGCGCTGTATGGCCCGTCACGTAATGCGATTGTTGTCCCGGATCTGTCGCTGATTGCCGATCAGCTCGCCGGCCTGGAAGATTGCCCGGAAGATCTCTATCTGATCGAAGGGGATCCGCAGTCGTTCGATGACAGCGTGTTCAGCGTTGATGAGCTGGAAAAAGCGGTAGTGGTGAAAATCGCTGACCGCCAGTGGCGTTATTCCCGCTTCCCTGAACTGCCATTGTTTGGCCGCGCAGCGCGTGAAAACCGCATCGAAAGCCTGCACGCCGAGCGTGAAACGCTTTCTGAACGTTTTGCAACCCTGTCGTTTGACGTACAGAAAACGCAGCGTCTGCACCAGGCGTTCAGCCGCTTTATCGGTAGCCATTTGGCCGTTGCTTTTGACGCTGACCCGGAAGCCGAAATTCGCAAGCTCAGCACGCGTCGTGGCGAGCTGGAGCGTGCCATTGGCAATCATGAAAGTGATAACCAGCAGAGTCGTGCACAATTTGAGCAGGCGAAAGAGGGCGTTGCCGCGCTGAACCGCATTCTGCCGCGCCTGAACCTGCTGGCAGACGACACCCTTGCTGACCGTGTGGATGAAATTCAGGAACGCCTGGACGAAGCACAGGAAGCTGCGCGCTTTGTGCAGCAGCATGGAAACCAGCTGGCGAAGCTGGAGCCTGTCGTCTCGGTATTGCAGAGCGACCCTGAACAGTTTGAACAGTTAAAAGAAGATTACGCCTGGTCTCAGCAGGTGCAACGCGAAGCGCGTCAGCAGGCATTTGCGCTGACCGAAGTCGTTCAGCGTCGTGCTCACTTTGGCTACTCCGATTCAGCAGAAATGCTGAGCGGCAACAGCGATCTTAACGAGAAACTGCGCCAGCGTCTTGAACACGCCGAAGCAGAGCGTACCCGCGCGCGTGAGGCGTTGCGTAGCCACGCCGCGCAGCTCAGCCAGTACAGCCAGGTCATGGCCTCGCTGAAAAGCTCGTTCGACACCAAGAAAGAGCTGTTAAACGACCTGCATAAAGAGCTCCAGGATATTGGCGTGCGTGCTGACAGCGGCGCCGAAGAGCGCGCGCGCATTCGCCGTGACGAGCTGCATGGCCAGCTCAGCAACAACCGCGCGCGTCGTAATCAGCTGGAAAAAGCATTGACCTTCTGCGAAGCCGAGATGGATAACCTGACCCGTCGTCTGCGTAAGCTGGAGCGTGATTACTTTGAGATGCGTGAACAGGTGGTGACTGCGAAGGCGGGCTGGTGCGCGGTGATGCGTATGGTGAAAGACAATAACGTTGAACGTCGTCTGCACCGTCGTGAGCTGGCTTATCTT encodes:
- the mukE gene encoding chromosome partition protein MukE is translated as MSLTNIEQVMPVKLAQALANPLFPALDSQLRAGRHIGLDELDNHAFLMDFQEYLEEFYARYNVELIRAPEGFFYLRPRSTTLIPRSVLSELDMMVGKILCYLYLSPERLANEGIFTQQELYDELLSLADESKLLKLVNNRSTGSDLDRQKLQEKVRSSLNRLRRLGMVWFMGHDSSKFRITESVFRFGADVRAGDDAREAQLRMIRDGEAMPVENQLQLNEEHEENQADSGEEE
- the mukB gene encoding chromosome partition protein MukB codes for the protein MIERGKFRSLTLINWNGFFARTFDLDELVTTLSGGNGAGKSTTMAAFVTALIPDLTLLHFRNTTEAGATSGSRDKGLHGKLKAGVCYSVLDVINSRHQRVVVGVRLQQVAGRDRKVDIKPFAIQGLPTSVQPTALLTETLNERQARVLTLQELKDKLETIEGVQFKQFNSITDYHSLMFDLGVVARRLRTASDRSKYYRLIEASLYGGISSAITRSLRDYLLPENSGVRKAFQDMEAALRENRMTLEAIRVTQSDRDLFKHLISEATNYVAADYMRHANERRVHLDQALEYRRELFTSRKQLVAEQYKHVEMARELGEHNGAEGDLEADYQAASDHLNLVQTALRQQEKIERYEADLDELQIRLEEQNEVVAEAADMQEENEARAEAAELEVDELKSQLADYQQALDVQQTRAIQYTQALQALQRAKELCHLPDLTPDSADEWLDTFQAKEQEATEKLLSLDQKMSVAQTAHSQFEQAYQLVVAINGPLARNEAWDVARELLRDGVNQRHLAEQVQPLRMRLNELEQRLREQQEAERLLADFCKRQGKNYDIDSLETLHQELEARIAALSDTVSSASEQRMTLRQEMEQLQSRSQTLLQRAPVWLAAQSSLSQLSEQCGEEFASGQEVTEYLQQLLEREREAIVERDEVGARKRDVDDEIERLSQPGGAEDARLNTLAERFGGVLLSEIYDDVGLDDAPYFSALYGPSRNAIVVPDLSLIADQLAGLEDCPEDLYLIEGDPQSFDDSVFSVDELEKAVVVKIADRQWRYSRFPELPLFGRAARENRIESLHAERETLSERFATLSFDVQKTQRLHQAFSRFIGSHLAVAFDADPEAEIRKLSTRRGELERAIGNHESDNQQSRAQFEQAKEGVAALNRILPRLNLLADDTLADRVDEIQERLDEAQEAARFVQQHGNQLAKLEPVVSVLQSDPEQFEQLKEDYAWSQQVQREARQQAFALTEVVQRRAHFGYSDSAEMLSGNSDLNEKLRQRLEHAEAERTRAREALRSHAAQLSQYSQVMASLKSSFDTKKELLNDLHKELQDIGVRADSGAEERARIRRDELHGQLSNNRARRNQLEKALTFCEAEMDNLTRRLRKLERDYFEMREQVVTAKAGWCAVMRMVKDNNVERRLHRRELAYLSADELRSMSDKALGALRLAVADNEHLRDVLRMSEDPKRPERKIQFFVAVYQHLRERIRQDIIRTDDPVEAIEQMEIELGRLTEELTSREQKLAISSRSVANIIRKTIQREQNRIRQLNQGLQSVSFGQVNSVRLNVNVREAHSTLLDVLSEQHEQHQDLFNSNRLTFSEALAKLYQRLNPQIDMGQRTPQTIGEELLDYRNYLEMEVEVNRGSDGWLRAESGALSTGEAIGTGMSILVMVVQSWEDEARRLRGKDISPCRLLFLDEAARLDARSIATLFELCDRLDMQLIIAAPENISPEKGTTYKLVRKVFQNSEHVHVVGLRGFAPQPPESLPGTADAS